The genomic region AGCAGGGCAGCCTGCATGACCACCACGGCGGCGGTCGTGATCACGAAGCCGGCGACGGCGGCGAGGCGGGCCGAGGTCTGTAGGCGGGCGTCCTTGCGCGTGGCGCCGATGGCGCCGGCCAGGGCGCCGTACAGGGCCAGGCCGAAGGCGATGAAGACGCTGGCGCTACCCAGCGGCCCGAGGTGAAGGCTGAACATGTTCCCGCTCCCTAGCGCAGCGACTCTTTGAGGGCTTCGACGTCGATGGGTTCGCCCTCGGCCGGCGGGTGGTAGTTCTCGCTGTGCTTCACGAGCAGGTTGTCACCCACGAAGACGTCGTCGTGGAAGCGCCCCTCGATGACGACGCCGCCGTTCTCCTGGAACAGGTCGGGCGGCGCGCCGTCGTAGCGCACGGGGTAATCCTTGATGCCGTCGGTGATCTGGAAGGTCAGGTGGAGCTTGGCGTCGTCGTAGACCACGCTGCCGGCCTGCACCAGGCCACCGAGGCGCACGCGCTTGCCGTCGAACGAGGCGGCGTCGCGCGCGTACTCGCTCGGGAGGATGAAGTAGACGAGGGACGACTGCAGGGCCCGGGCGATCAGGAACCCCGCGACGGCGAGGACGGCGACACCGAGGAGCGCGTAGACGATGCGCTTCATCCACCGCCTCCTGCGCGGCGCGCCCGGCGCGCGCGCCAGGCGAGGTACAGGAGGTAACCCGCGTACGTCAGCAGCAGTTCTCCCCACGCCACCGCCACCCACTGGGCGTGGCTCAAGTCAGCGAACACTCACGACCTCCCGTCTGGTGGTCTGCTCCGCCGGCGACTCCGCGGCCGCGCCGGCGGCGCGTTCCAGCCGCCCGATGCGGACGCGCTCCGAGACGAAGTAGAAGAACACCAGCCCCGAGGCGACCACGTTGGTCAGCAGGACCTTGAGCATGGTCGGGTCCATGTGCACCCCGCTACCGTCGAGGTTCACGCTCTTGGCCGGGTGAAGCGTGCGGAACCACTCGGCCGCGAGGTAGTTGAACGGCAGGCTGGCCAGCACGATGATCATGATGACCGCGCTGATGCGGCCGCGCCGCTGCGGCTCCTCGATGAGCGCCCTGACGATGAAGTACCCCACCAGCAGGGCGACCATGAGCGCGGTGAGGGTGAGCTTGGCGTCCCAGGTCCAGAAGGTGTTGAGGGTCGGCTTGCTGTAGGTCATGCCGCCCACCACCGTGAGCACGGAGAACAGCAGCGCCGCCTCCGCGTTGGCCTGCGCCCGGACGTCGTCCACGGCTCGGCCGCGCCAGAGGTAGAGCATCCCCCAGACGGCGGAGATGCCCACCGCCAC from Trueperaceae bacterium harbors:
- the ccmE gene encoding cytochrome c maturation protein CcmE; translation: MKRIVYALLGVAVLAVAGFLIARALQSSLVYFILPSEYARDAASFDGKRVRLGGLVQAGSVVYDDAKLHLTFQITDGIKDYPVRYDGAPPDLFQENGGVVIEGRFHDDVFVGDNLLVKHSENYHPPAEGEPIDVEALKESLR
- the ccsA gene encoding cytochrome c biogenesis protein CcsA — encoded protein: MTTNPTRGTRRPTWLTALGVLSMLLFAFGMYAAFRISPPDANQGELIRVMYAHVPVAWIGFVAVGISAVWGMLYLWRGRAVDDVRAQANAEAALLFSVLTVVGGMTYSKPTLNTFWTWDAKLTLTALMVALLVGYFIVRALIEEPQRRGRISAVIMIIVLASLPFNYLAAEWFRTLHPAKSVNLDGSGVHMDPTMLKVLLTNVVASGLVFFYFVSERVRIGRLERAAGAAAESPAEQTTRREVVSVR